The Montipora capricornis isolate CH-2021 chromosome 3, ASM3666992v2, whole genome shotgun sequence genome window below encodes:
- the LOC138043233 gene encoding protein D3-like — MDAHEIVPDVIDVLPSNVLKVKYGDLEVNMGNALTPTQVKKAPTSISWPTEDGAFYTLLMTDPDAPSRHHPKFREWHHWLVVNIPGCDVSQGEVQLEYVGSGPPKGTKLHRYVFLAYKQAGRISYSDTIVCSKPGFERASRKARDLAAKYNLGNPVAGNLFQAEHEGC; from the exons ATGGATGCTCACGAGATTGTCCCTGATGTTATAGACGTGCTTCCCAGTAACGTCTTGAAG GTTAAGTATGGAGATCTAGAAGTTAACATGGGAAATGCACTAACACCAACTCAG GTAAAAAAGGCTCCTACATCCATCTCTTGGCCAACTGAGGATGGTGCATTTTACACTCTTCTCATGACAG ACCCTGATGCCCCAAGCCGTCACCATCCCAAGTTTCGTGAATGGCACCACTGGCTTGTGGTAAATATTCCTGGATGTGATGTGAGCCAAGGGGAGGTTCAGCTGGAATACGTTGGCAGTGGCCCTCCTAAGGGGACAAAGCTGCACCGCTATGTTTTTCTTGCATATAAGCAAGCTGGAAGGATTAGCTACTCTGATACTATTGTGTGCAGCAA gcCTGGTTTTGAGCGTGCATCACGAAAAGCACGCGATTTGGCAGCCAAGTACAATCTTGGCAACCCTGTGGCAGGAAACCTCTTCCAGGCTGAGCATGAGGGTTGCTGA